The Astyanax mexicanus isolate ESR-SI-001 chromosome 7, AstMex3_surface, whole genome shotgun sequence genome has a window encoding:
- the lhcgr gene encoding lutropin-choriogonadotropic hormone receptor, with translation MRTSLLILSLLTRCCCASLRFVCPEVCRCSVKTICCTRATEARAAKHSAVSRLVLNYVHLKSIPSLSFDGLTGVKRIEIAQSVTLETIETRAFINLLNLSEISIQNTRSLVHIHQRAFYNLPKLRYLSISNTGITVFPDLTSISSLEASFMLDICDNLHLQSIPPNAFTGMTSEDTTMNLYNNGFREIQHHAFNGTKIDTLILKNNRNLQSIHREAFRGALGPAVLDVSSTALETLPSRGLQAVQKLVARSAFSLKRLPPLNGLENLREAQLTYPSHCCALLSWNTHREAPSSGLRNGSSYCEEQSLLAVRSGEASSESNTDEDPFFMSGPFGTVDFEYPELDSCQTRPVLLCSPEADAFNPCEDIVGFGFLRVAIWFINILAITGNLTVLLVLFASRCKLTVPRFLMCHLAFADFCIGVYLLMIATVDLRTRSHYSQHAIEWQTGSGCGIAGFLAVFGGELSVYTLCTITVERWHTITHALRLERRLGLPQATAIMAAGWVLCLVMALLPLVGISSYSKVSMCLPMDIETPLSQTYIILLLLFNVGAFIVICGCYMRIYTAVRYPEVPGRTADAKIAKRMAVLIFTDFLCMAPISFFAISAAFKVPLITVTNSKILLVLFYPINSCANPFLYAIFTKAFRKDACMMLSTIGCCESKANMYRMKTYCSENAGKSKSSSGSKSPRAVMWLSSSSHQKPQLKIKSIEKDSS, from the exons tgttttgaaCTATGTGCACCTGAAGAGTATTCCCAGTCTCAGCTTTGATGGACTGACGGGTGTTAAGAGAAT AGAAATAGCTCAGAGCGTCACTCTGGAGACCATAGAGACCCGAGCCTTCATCAACCTCCTCAACCTCTCAGAGAT ATCAATCCAAAACACGCGGAGCCTGGTTCATATCCACCAACGGGCCTTCTACAATCTACCCAAGCTGAGATATTT gagCATCTCCAACACTGGAATAACTGTGTTTCCTGATCTGACCTCCATTTCTTCTCTTGAAGCCTCTTTCATGCT agATATCTGTGACAACCTCCACTTGCAGTCAATCCCACCAAACGCCTTCACTGGAATGACGAGTGAAGACACAACAAT GAATCTTTATAACAACGGCTTCAGAGAAATACAACACCATGCCTTCAATGGAACAAAAATAGACACAct AATATTGAAGAACAACCGAAACCTGCAGTCAATCCACAGGGAGGCTTTTAGAGGAGCATTGGGCCCTGCTGTGTT GGACGTGTCCTCCACAGCTCTAGAGACATTGCCCTCTCGTGGTTTACAGGCTGTTCAGAAGCTGGTGGCTCGTTCTGCGTTCTCGCTAAAGAGGCTTCCTCCTCTAAACGGCCTGGAGAACCTGAGAGAAGCTCAGCTGACCTACCCAAGCCACTGCTGTGCTTTACTCAGCTGGAACACCCACAG GGAAGCTCCCTCTTCAGGACTGAGAAATGGTTCTTCATACTGTGAAGAGCAGAGCCTGTTAGCTGT GAGATCAGGCGAAGCTTCCAGTGAGTCCAACACGGATGAAGATCCCTTTTTCATGTCGGGACCTTTTGGCACTGTGGATTTTGAGTACCCAGAACTGGACTCCTGCCAGACGAGGCCTGTTCTTCTTTGCAGCCCAGAGGCGGACGCCTTCAACCCCTGTGAGGACATTGTGGGATTTGGGTTCCTGCGCGTGGCCATCTGGTTCATCAACATTCTGGCAATCACTGGGAACCTGACCgtacttctggtgctgtttgccAGTCGCTGTAAGCTCACTGTCCCTCGTTTCCTGATGTGTCACCTGGCGTTTGCTGATTTCTGCATAGGCGTGTACCTCCTGATGATCGCCACTGTGGATCTGCGCACACGCAGCCACTACAGCCAGCACGCCATAGAGTGGCAGACGGGGTCCGGCTGCGGCATCGCCGGTTTCCTGGCCGTCTTTGGTGGTGAACTGTCTGTCTACACGCTGTGCACCATCACCGTGGAACGCTGGCACACCATCACCCACGCTTTGCGTTTGGAGCGCAGGCTCGGCCTGCCCCAAGCCACTGCCATCATGGCTGCTGGGTGGGTGCTCTGCTTGGTCATGGCCCTGCTTCCTTTAGTTGGCATCAGCAGTTACAGTAAGGTCAGTATGTGTCTGCCTATGGATATTGAGACCCCTTTGTCCCAGACTTACATCATCCTTCTTCTGCTTTTTAACGTGGGAGCTTTCATAGTGATCTGCGGCTGCTACATGCGGATATACACGGCTGTACGCTACCCCGAGGTGCCGGGACGCACCGCTGACGCTAAAATCGCTAAGCGTATGGCCGTGCTCATCTTCACAGATTTCCTCTGCATGGCGCCCATCTCCTTCTTTGCCATATCTGCTGCCTTTAAGGTACCGCTCATCACAGTCACCAACTCCAAGATCCTCCTGGTGCTCTTCTATCCCATCAACTCCTGCGCCAACCCCTTCCTCTACGCCATCTTCACCAAGGCCTTCAGGAAGGACGCCTGCATGATGTTGAGCACCATAGGCTGCTGCGAGAGCAAAGCCAACATGTACCGTATGAAGACGTACTGTTCAGAGAACGCTGGGAAAAGCAAAAGCAGCTCAGGCAGTAAATCTCCACGCGCCGTCATGTGGCTGTCCTCGTCTTCTCACCAGAAGCCACAGCTGAAGATAAAGAGCATAGAGAAAGACAGCAGCTGA